Genomic window (Spartobacteria bacterium):
CCTGAAACCGACTGCCCCAATCCCAGCACCGTACCAATAAATCCCATAATCGGGATAGCCCAAATCAGGACCTTCACATGCGCATAGGTTTGTTCTGACGCACTCACGGCTGTATCGATTTCTTTTTCAAACCAGTCCGAACAGCGCGCTACATCTTTGCAGACCAGCCACAACGTCAGCATATGATGCATCTGGTCGAGTACGATGCTTTTACCAAATTTATCATCGTACAGGATATTGTCCCGCATCTCCTGCACGCCCGTATCATCGGCCAGATCCACGTCGTAGCGCACCGGCCCCTGCGTAATAATGCGCGACTGATTGCGCAGCACCCACGATTTCTGAACGAGGAAACTCGCAATCATGAAGGCCATGAACAGTTCAACGAACTGTACGGGACCGCGTTCCATAATCACGGCATAAAAATAAAAACTGACCCCTTTTAACGCGTAGGCCAGTCCGATAGCAGCAAAGGTGCCCACGATACCGATGATGAACTGTAACAGCAGACTTACATTGGTTGACTGACGATTCCCGTGGGTGGAAATATTCATATTAAATTCTTTTAGATAGTCATCCTGCTTATCCGGCATAGTCACACCTCATACTCTTCGGCTCGCCGAAGATGGTTTATCTTACAGTCCAATGATCCATTCTTATCCACGGGTTGTCGCACGTTAAGTGGTTCATAATCATGCAGAATTACCAATAAATGTCAAATGAATCCAAAAGTTCTTTGCTTTGTGGAAAAACTAGTTTAGCAAGTGAAATACCATCGATCACATGAGAGGATTTATTTTATGGACGTCTTTTTTTATGAAGCCTTTGAAGAAGAAATGCAGGCCATACAATCATTTATGCCATCGCATATTCGCGCCGGATATACCCCTTTAACCATTCAGGAATACGAAGCGACCATGCCGCCGGCCTCCATCATCAGCCTTCGTACGCAGTCCGTCATCCCCGCAAACTGGCACACGAAACTGGACGCCATCCTTTCGCGCAGTGCAGGCTACGATCATCTGACAACGTTTGCACAAACCACCGGTTTTCCCTCTCAGCAACTGGGATATCTCCCCTGTTATTGCGTACGGGCCGTGGCGGAACAGGCTCTGCTTCTGGCACTGGCCCTGCTGCGCAAACTCCGGCTGCAGCAGCACTCCTTTGAATCATTCCACCGCGACGGACTGTCCGGAATGGAATGCAGAGGCAAACAGGTTCTGGTCGTGGGGGTGGGACGCATCGGCTATGAAATAGCATCTATTTTTTCCGCACTGGGCGCATCCGTGCGCGGGGTGGATCTGGATGAAAAATATAGCGACGTGGCTTATTGCGACATCGCATCAGGACTGGCAGAGGCCGATCTCGTTTTTTGCGCCATGAATCTAAATGAATCCAATCGGGCTTATTTTGACCACACGCGTTATGAACAGATGAAGCCGGGGGCGCTGCTGATCAATATTGCCAGAGGGGAATGTACACCGGCCCTTGCCGCAGCACAGGCACTGAATACCGGACAGCTGGCCGGTCTGGCATTGGATGTGTATAATCACGAAAGCGAACTGGCGGTCTCCCTTCGGCAGGGCACCATGTCATCCGATCCTGAGGTACAGACCCTGCTGGAACTATCGCAGCGCCCCAACGTCATCACCACCCCGCACAATGCCTTTAACACACAGGAAGCCGTGCTGCGAAAAGCTGAACAGAGTGTCCGGCAAACCCATGAATTTCTAAAGAATCGTCAGTTTATCTGGTCTATTCCCCATTCTTTTTGATACAAAAATCGACGCAAATTCACACCGAACAGGATATGTTACGCATGAAACAAGAAATCATTGTCGCACTTGATGTGCCTTCCGCCGCCGCCATCCCGGCTATTCTGGATCAGCTTCCTGAGGAGATGGCCTTCTTCAAGGTTGGACTGGAACTCTTCTGTGCCGAAGGTCAAAAAGTTCTCGATATACTGAAAGCACGTAATAAACGCATTTTTCTAGATTTAAAACTGCACGATATTCCTCGCACCGTCGCACGCACCGTCGATGTACTGGCCGATCTGGATGTGGATCTCATCACGCTTCATGCCGTTGGCGGACGCGATATGATGAAGGCCGCCGCCGAAGCCGCCGCTGCTCATGCTCATCCGCCCAAACTGATCGCTGTAACGACGTTAACCAGCCTGAACACCGATGACTTTAATGAGCTGGGCATTCAGCGCAGCCTGTCCGACCAGGCCATTGCACTGGGTCGACTGGCCATGGAATCGGGATTAGCCGGCGTGGTTACGTCGGTGCTGGAATGCCGCTCTCTGCGCGACGCTCTGGGACCGGAAGCCCTGCTGGTTACACCGGGTATCCGCCTGCCCAGTGATGCCGTGGGCGACCAGAAACGCGTGGCCACGCCTGCCGCCGCCGTTCAGGCCGGTGCTTCTTATCTGGTGGTTGGCCGCCCCATTCTTTGTGCCGATCATCCCGGCGAGGCAGCAAGAAGCATGCTGGAAAATATGGCTTCTACAGCATTTTGATCACTCGTCAATAAAGGGACTCTATTATGGATCTTCGTATTAAAAAACTGGGACGCATTCTTGCGGAGTACTCGCTGAATGTACAAAAGGGTGAAGTCGTTGAGATTTCAGGAAACGCCGTCGCGGAACCTCTGTTTGTGGCCGCCTATGAAGCTATCCTGGCCCGGGGAGCCTTTCCTGAAGCCAGAATGACGCCGGAAGGCTGTACTGAAGCCTTTTTTACCAAGGGAATGGAGACGCATTTCTCCACATTAACCGCCTATCAACGTGGTCTGGTCAATAATGTAGATAAAACCGTGCGTATCATTGCCACACGGAACACCCGCGCACTGTCGGCCGTTGATCCCGCAAAACAGGCACAATGGCAGAAAACCATCCATCCTGTGCGCAAGATCCTGCTGAAAAAGCCATGGGTGCTGACACTGTTCCCCACCGAAGCGTTTGCACAGGACGCAGAAATGAGCCTGCAGGATTTTGAGGATTTCGTCTATCACGCGGTCTTTGCCGACGAAGAAGATCCCATTGCCTGCTGGAAACAGCTGGCCGATCATCAGAGCGAACTGATCGCACGGCTCAAAGGTGCGAGTCAAGTGCGTATCGTCGGACCGGAAACTGATATCAGCATGTCTGTGAAAGGGAGAACCTTCATCAATTCAGCGGGTACCCATAACATGCCCAGCGGCGAGATTTTTACCAGTCCTGTAGAAGCGTCTGTGGAAGGACATATCTGCTACGACTATCCCGTCTGTCATGCGGGACGGGAAATCCATGGTATCCGGCTGGTCTTCCAAAAAGGCCAAATCGTCGAAGCCACAGCCGACAAAAACCAGGACTACCTGCTTCAGATGCTGGATATGGATCCCGGCGCACGTCGTCTGGGCGAACTGGGCATCGGCACCAACATGAATATCCAGCAGTTCACGAAAAACATTCTTTTCGATGAAAAAATCGGCGGCAGCATTCATCTGGCCGTAGGCGATGCCTTCCCGGAGGCCGGCGGCAAAAACAAATCGGCGCTGCATTGGGATATGATCAAAGATCTGCGCAGGGGTGGTGCCATTTATGTTGACGGCAAGGTCTTTCAAAAAGACGGCACATTTAGTCAACCCTGATGTATACGTTATAACTACGGATGACAGGAACCCGTTATGTTTATCTATTTATTGCTTCATCTTTCCAGTTTGGCATCCATCTTCTGGGCCATACTCCTGGCTGTACTGCATATTGCCGGCCTCGTGAGCATCATCGACGCCATCATGAAGGTGCGCACACCGCAGGGGGCTCTGGCCTGGTCATTGCTGCTGCTCATGATGCCGGAAATCGGCGTGCTTTTATATTGGGTCTTTGGACGCAATAAATTTCATGGATATGTGGAAGCACTGCGAGCATATAAGCAAAACGAAGACGAAATAACTCGATCACTGGCGGCCTATAAGGAACCGTCGGATTTTCTTTGCAGAGGAGATGATGATGTCTATGAAAACATCGCCCGTATGTCGTTCACCTCAGGAAACAGTATCTCCCTGCTGGTGGATGGCGATGCCACCTTTTCGGCCATTCTCGAAGGGATACATCGGGCAGAGCATTATATTCTGCTGGAATTCTTCATTGTCAAAGACGATGAACTGGGGCGCGAGGTAAAAACGGCACTGATCCAAAAAGCCGACAAAGGTATTCCCGTTTATTTTCTCTATGATGAGGTGGGCAGTAAGTCGCTGCCCAAAAGATATATCAGGGAAATGCGCAATGCCGGCATCCAGATCAAACCATTTAATACGCAGCGCGGCTGGCTGAACAAATTCCAGATTAACTTTCGAAATCATCGCAAAATCGTGGTTATCGACGGAACGGAAGCCTACGTCGGCGGCCTGAATATCGGCGATGAATATATGGGACGCGACCCCAAGTTCGGTCATTGGCGCGACACCCATCTCAAAATGACCGGCCCCTGTGTTCAGGCCGTACAGGTCGACTGGTGGAGCGACTGGTATTGGTCGACGCGCGATGCAACGGAGGTTCTGAACTGGATCCCAACTCCCTCACTCGACGAAGATAAAAAAGTGCTTATTATGGGCAGCGGCCCCGCCGATACGCTGGATACCTGCGAACTGTTTTTCATACATTCCATCAACAGGGCTAAAAAACGAATCTGGATTGCCAGCCCCTATTTCATCCCCGACAATTCGGTTATGAAAGCCATGCAGCTGGCGGCACTTCGTGGCGTGGATGTACGCATTATGCTGCCGCAAAAAGCCGATCATGCCATTGTCTATCTGGCGGGCTTCACCTACCTGCCCGAGGTAAACAGCAAAATCAGAATGTATCGTTATACCGACGGATTTTTACATCAGAAAGTCATGCTCATTGATGATAATCTGGCATCGGTCGGCACCGCCAACATGGATAATCGTTCTTTCCGTCTCAATTTTGAAATGTCTGTTCTGGTCGAAAATCGAGCCTTCGCCCGTGAAATTGAAGAAATGATGATTCACGATTTTGAACATTGCACCCTTTCCGGAAAAACTGAGTACATGAAACGCCCCGCGTGGTTCAAAGTGGCAGCCAAAACCGCAGCCCTCTTCTCCCCCATCCTGTAAGGCAGGAGTTTTTTATTTCGTTCAGGAAAGGCTTTTATGCGAAATTACAAAGATAAAATCAAATCACGAAGCGACATGGCCGGGATTATCAAATCACTGCGTGCATCGGGTCAGACCGTGGCCTTTACTAATGGCTGTTTTGATATTCTGCATCTGGGTCATGTGGATTATCTCAACTGGGCGAGGGCTCAGGGCGATGTTCTGGTGCTGGGTCTCAATGCCGATGCATCGATTCGGCGGATCAAAGGCCCGTTGCGCCCCATTAATCCCGAGGAGGAACGCGCCGCCGTCCTGGCCGCGCTGGAATGCATCGATTATGTGGTCATATTCGACGAAGATGAGCCAAAAGCACTAATTAGTGAACTACTTCCTACTGTGCTGGTTAAAGGCGAAGACTGGGCTCATTATGTCAGCGGACGCGACATCGTGGAAGCACACGGCGGGCGCGTGGCGCTGGCTCCGCTGGTGGCAGGGAAATCGACCACCGGAACCATCGAACGTATTCTGAAGGCCTATGAGGACACATCGCCATATTGAGGCATTTTCATTGTGTAACCATGGTCTTACCGCGTATTATACGAATCTCTTTACATATCACTTTCACCCATTTTAACGAGGAATAAAGACATGAGAATCAACGTAATTGTTACCGGCGGAGCCGGATTTATTGGCAGAAATATGGTCGAAGCACTTAATCTGCGGGGCGAAGAAGATATCTTGATTGTGGATAAACTGGGCACCGATAATAAATGGAAGAATCTCGTCGGGCTGCGCTTTGAAGACATTATTGAACCCAATGAACTGATGATGTGCATTGAAGACGGCCAACCTTTTGAAGGACTGACGACGGTTATTCATATGGGTGCGTGCAGTGCCACGACGGAAAAAGACGCCGACTTCCTTCTCAACAACAACTATCAGTATACAAGAATGTTATGCGAGTGGTGTCTGGAAAATGACATCCGCTTCATTTATGCATCCAGTGCCGCCACCTATGGTAATGGCGACCAGGGGTATTCTGACGATGATGCCGTCATGCCATCGCTGAAACCGTTGAACATGTATGGTTATTCGAAGCATATGTTTGATCTCTGGGCGATGAAACACGGGTATCTCGACCGCATCGTCGGATTGAAGTTTTTCAATGTCTACGGTCCCGGCGAAGATCATAAAGACGATATGCGTTCGGTGATCAACAAGGCCTATGCACAGGTGTTGGAAACTGGAAAAATCCGCCTGTTCAAATCGCATCATCCCGATTATGCCGATGGAGAGCAGCTGCGTGATTTTGTCTACGTCAAAGATGCCGTGGCGGTCACACTGTACTTCATGGATCACGTCAAACAATCCGGCCTGTTTAACTGCGGTACAGGCGAATCGCGTTCCTGGAATGACCTGGCCAACGCGGTTTTTGCCGCCATGGACCGTACATCGCAGATTGAATATTTCGACATGCCGGAAACGCTGCGGGCCAAATATCAGTACTACACAAAAGCAGATCCCGCAAAACTGCGGCAGGCCGGTTACACGGTGCCGTTCACCTCTCTGGAAGATGGAACGAGGGATTACGTCCGCAACTATCTGGCCATGGATTAACGCGGCCGTTAACGAAGCGCTGCATCATCCTCTGCTGTATCAAAGGGATTAAACCATAGATCCTTACGATCCAATGGAACCGTCGCCGGAAGCAGAGGATTATCAATGACAAACAACCTTCGATCTTTAATATGCATCGCGTCAATATTCGCGCTGTTGTGCTTCGCAAACCATTGGTCATAGCGTCCATTATTCATCAGCATCGTTAAACCGCGCTCTATACGATCAGCCAGCTGCGAATTGTCCTTATTGACATAAAAGAACTTCGGCCATGGATAATAGAGCAGAATCGTCTGTTCAACAGCCATTTCAGGATAGACAGGATTCCATGTATTCCATTCTTCGGTCACCTCCCCGATACTGCGCGAAAAATAGTCAAATCGCCCCCGCATCAGCATACCGAATAATCCGTCGTAGTTTGTACCTGTCACCACGTTAAACCCGCCATTGCGCAACACAGATACATCATTCCATGAAATATCAATCCCGCTTCGCAACTTTTTAAGATCATCTATCTTGCTGATATCGGAAAAAACGGATTGATCCGGCGCACGAATAAGAAATACCCGATAGCCCTGAATGCCTCTGCGCAGAGGAATCCGAATCGGGAGCAGTTCCTTTTCCATCGACTCAGTGACCGTCGACCACATCACGGACAGCGTCCTCCCTGCCTTCAGCTCAAGCCGACACCGCGTTTCGTTCATGGGCGGCGCGAAACACAAAGTAAAGGGGCCATCGGTATCCATTGTCGCAACAAGAGCCAACTCAAGCAGCTCCACCAAATCATCGTCACGATCATCTTTATCCGATTCCCTTGCGGGGCATATGACATCAATGCCCTGAATATCCTTCGCCTCCGCATGAATACATGCCGTGCATGCCGAGAAAAAGATGACCGCCGTCATCACCGTTCGATATATATCGTTCATTTCCCACCTGAATGAATCGCTTTATTATTATAGACCGTTACCCACTCCGTCATCCCTGCGCTACGACTAAACCGCAACAAATGAGCAACGTGCCTGAAAATAGTTGTGAACCATTTTTTTGTAAACCACTTTCTATCTCTATTCGCGCCGCGGAAAATCAATCCTCCGTTTACCCCGGAGTTGACAGAACAGCCAATCCTGCTAATGATGCTGATTTTGCCGAAATGAGGAATAGTAAAAAATGACCCAGCGCCTGCAGGCCGTTATCGGCCCGGAACAATCCATCCTGTTAGAATATGTGGAGCAAACAGCCACCGTCTCCGATGCCGTTCTGGATGTGGAGACGAACATGTACATGCGCTATAGCGAAAAAGACGCCTATTGGCTGGTCATTCTGGCTTTTGCCGATACCAAAAACGCGCTGCTGCCGGCGATGCGCTTTTTGCAGCAATTTCTATTTACGTCACTTGCTAACAAGGTGCTGCGAGATCCCGACTGCGATGAAAAGCTCCTGAGAAAACGCAGCTTTGATGCCGGGGATGCGATACAGGCACTGGCCGGAAAACCCATCTTTGTTGGATCGGAGTATTGCGATGAAGAATTGCTGGCGAGACTATGGAAAGAGGCACACCAGGCACTGATACAGAAACTCGTCGCCGTTGATGGCACCCTCGACACCTTATTGCGCGAACTGGCTCCCAAAGCCGAACGCCCCGGAAGGGTTTATTTTCATCTGGTGGAAAACAAAGGACAGGAGGCACCCTTTGCCTTTCTCTCTACCTATTCCACCCATGACATAGCTACAGGCCAGATCAAGCATGTTCCCCTGCAACATGCACTGCAGGAATTCCGCGACAACGACAAGCTGCTGCTGCAGTTGCTATCGTCCGTACATAAAAGTGCAAAAAACAGCCACCTCATTGCCGACCTTCTTCGTAGCGGAGATATCTTTTATCCGCTGGAATTCACTCCGCAGGAAGCCTATACCTTTCTTCAGGAAGCAACCTATTATGAACATTCCGGCGTGCTCTGCCGCATTCCCGACTGGTGGAGTGCCGCCACCCGCAAAAGTACCATTTCCGTGGAGATCGGATCGAAAAAGCCAGCCAAGGTAGGTCTGAATGCCATGTTGCAGGCCTGCCCCTCCCTACATATTGACGGAGTGGAAATAACCGTTGAAGAGGCTCGCCGACTGCTGGAGGCCTCCGAAGGTCTGGCATTTATCAAAAACAAGTG
Coding sequences:
- a CDS encoding hydroxyacid dehydrogenase translates to MYFMDVFFYEAFEEEMQAIQSFMPSHIRAGYTPLTIQEYEATMPPASIISLRTQSVIPANWHTKLDAILSRSAGYDHLTTFAQTTGFPSQQLGYLPCYCVRAVAEQALLLALALLRKLRLQQHSFESFHRDGLSGMECRGKQVLVVGVGRIGYEIASIFSALGASVRGVDLDEKYSDVAYCDIASGLAEADLVFCAMNLNESNRAYFDHTRYEQMKPGALLINIARGECTPALAAAQALNTGQLAGLALDVYNHESELAVSLRQGTMSSDPEVQTLLELSQRPNVITTPHNAFNTQEAVLRKAEQSVRQTHEFLKNRQFIWSIPHSF
- a CDS encoding orotidine-5'-phosphate decarboxylase; the encoded protein is MKQEIIVALDVPSAAAIPAILDQLPEEMAFFKVGLELFCAEGQKVLDILKARNKRIFLDLKLHDIPRTVARTVDVLADLDVDLITLHAVGGRDMMKAAAEAAAAHAHPPKLIAVTTLTSLNTDDFNELGIQRSLSDQAIALGRLAMESGLAGVVTSVLECRSLRDALGPEALLVTPGIRLPSDAVGDQKRVATPAAAVQAGASYLVVGRPILCADHPGEAARSMLENMASTAF
- a CDS encoding aminopeptidase; this translates as MDLRIKKLGRILAEYSLNVQKGEVVEISGNAVAEPLFVAAYEAILARGAFPEARMTPEGCTEAFFTKGMETHFSTLTAYQRGLVNNVDKTVRIIATRNTRALSAVDPAKQAQWQKTIHPVRKILLKKPWVLTLFPTEAFAQDAEMSLQDFEDFVYHAVFADEEDPIACWKQLADHQSELIARLKGASQVRIVGPETDISMSVKGRTFINSAGTHNMPSGEIFTSPVEASVEGHICYDYPVCHAGREIHGIRLVFQKGQIVEATADKNQDYLLQMLDMDPGARRLGELGIGTNMNIQQFTKNILFDEKIGGSIHLAVGDAFPEAGGKNKSALHWDMIKDLRRGGAIYVDGKVFQKDGTFSQP
- the cls gene encoding cardiolipin synthase, producing the protein MFIYLLLHLSSLASIFWAILLAVLHIAGLVSIIDAIMKVRTPQGALAWSLLLLMMPEIGVLLYWVFGRNKFHGYVEALRAYKQNEDEITRSLAAYKEPSDFLCRGDDDVYENIARMSFTSGNSISLLVDGDATFSAILEGIHRAEHYILLEFFIVKDDELGREVKTALIQKADKGIPVYFLYDEVGSKSLPKRYIREMRNAGIQIKPFNTQRGWLNKFQINFRNHRKIVVIDGTEAYVGGLNIGDEYMGRDPKFGHWRDTHLKMTGPCVQAVQVDWWSDWYWSTRDATEVLNWIPTPSLDEDKKVLIMGSGPADTLDTCELFFIHSINRAKKRIWIASPYFIPDNSVMKAMQLAALRGVDVRIMLPQKADHAIVYLAGFTYLPEVNSKIRMYRYTDGFLHQKVMLIDDNLASVGTANMDNRSFRLNFEMSVLVENRAFAREIEEMMIHDFEHCTLSGKTEYMKRPAWFKVAAKTAALFSPIL
- the rfaE2 gene encoding D-glycero-beta-D-manno-heptose 1-phosphate adenylyltransferase; its protein translation is MRNYKDKIKSRSDMAGIIKSLRASGQTVAFTNGCFDILHLGHVDYLNWARAQGDVLVLGLNADASIRRIKGPLRPINPEEERAAVLAALECIDYVVIFDEDEPKALISELLPTVLVKGEDWAHYVSGRDIVEAHGGRVALAPLVAGKSTTGTIERILKAYEDTSPY
- the rfaD gene encoding ADP-glyceromanno-heptose 6-epimerase, which produces MRINVIVTGGAGFIGRNMVEALNLRGEEDILIVDKLGTDNKWKNLVGLRFEDIIEPNELMMCIEDGQPFEGLTTVIHMGACSATTEKDADFLLNNNYQYTRMLCEWCLENDIRFIYASSAATYGNGDQGYSDDDAVMPSLKPLNMYGYSKHMFDLWAMKHGYLDRIVGLKFFNVYGPGEDHKDDMRSVINKAYAQVLETGKIRLFKSHHPDYADGEQLRDFVYVKDAVAVTLYFMDHVKQSGLFNCGTGESRSWNDLANAVFAAMDRTSQIEYFDMPETLRAKYQYYTKADPAKLRQAGYTVPFTSLEDGTRDYVRNYLAMD
- a CDS encoding amino acid ABC transporter substrate-binding protein, which translates into the protein MNDIYRTVMTAVIFFSACTACIHAEAKDIQGIDVICPARESDKDDRDDDLVELLELALVATMDTDGPFTLCFAPPMNETRCRLELKAGRTLSVMWSTVTESMEKELLPIRIPLRRGIQGYRVFLIRAPDQSVFSDISKIDDLKKLRSGIDISWNDVSVLRNGGFNVVTGTNYDGLFGMLMRGRFDYFSRSIGEVTEEWNTWNPVYPEMAVEQTILLYYPWPKFFYVNKDNSQLADRIERGLTMLMNNGRYDQWFAKHNSANIDAMHIKDRRLFVIDNPLLPATVPLDRKDLWFNPFDTAEDDAALR